AAATTTATTATTACTTGATGAGCCAACAAATCATCTTGATTTGTCCACGCTATTACTTCTAGAAAATTTCCTGAAAACATACAACGGTTCATACTTAATCATTTCCCATGATAGAGAATTTCTCCGTAACACTTGCAATGAAACCCTTGAGGTCGATCAAGGTAAACTATATTATTTTCCCCTTTCACTCGACGGCTACCTTGAGCAAAAAGATTTAAAAAAGAAAACAGACGAAAAATATAACAAGAAAATTAAGCAACAACAAAAACACTTGCAAGAATTTGTTGATAGGTTTAGGTACAAAGCCTCAAAGGCTACTCAGGCTCAATCAAAATTAAAACAAATCAAAAAATTAAATGAAGTTGAAATAAGGCAATCTCTGAAAACAGCCAGAATATTTATTCCTGAAGTTGAGAGTAAAAAAGGATTTGCCTTTCGATCCGAAAAACTTTCTATCGGTTATAATAAAAAATCTATTGCCAATAATATTTCAATAGACATTAGAAAGGGTGATCACATAGCAGTCCTCGGAGATAACGGACAAGGTAAAACAACATTCTTAAAAACACTCAATAATGAACTAAAAAGTATTTCAGGTGATTTCCGATGGATGCCAAATATTAAAATAGCCTCATACGCTCAGCACGTCACCAAAGATTTAAATCCTCAAGAGCAAATTGGTTCATACCTAGAAAGACAAGCAGGAGCCAATGTCACCACCGAAGATGTCTTTCGAATAGCTGGAAATTTTTTATTTTACGGAGACGATATTAAAAAACCGATATCAGTTCTTTCTGGTGGCGAAAAAGCACGACTATGCATCGCTGGAATGCTCCTTCAGGAATGTAATGTTCTCCTTCTTGATGAACCAACGAATCATCTTGATTTTGAAACAGTTGATATGCTAGGACAAGCCCTAGCCAAGAGTAATGCAACTATTTTATTTATTAGCCACAACCGTGATTTCATTCATTCTCTCGCTACCAATATAATTGAAGTAGCTGACGGAGAAATAAAAATGAGTGGTTATAACTACGAGGAATACCTACATCACATCTATTTAAAATCTGGTTTGAAAGAATCAAAAATAAAAAAAGATCCTAATACTTTAGTAAATATTGTTCAAGATAAAGAAGAAAGAATCGCCAGACTTGAAAAAAGAAAAGAGTTATCAAAAGAATTAAAAAAACTGGAATATGAAATCCAGTATAACAAAGCAATTGAGCAAAAATTACTTAAAGAATATGAAAGAGATAATTATAAATTCTCACGAGAAAGAGATGAGAAAATGAAAGAAATAAAAGACACTCTATTTGAACAAGAGGTTAGACAAATGGAGATTGAGGAAGAGCTTGAAAGTTTTAAATAAATGTTCTCTATATATATACAATATAATTATACATAAGCCAAAAGTGGCAAAAACTTCCAATCATAACAAATACATGAAAAACTTCATGAAGACCAAACAATCTATCTTTGGGGAAAATTTTATCTATCACAAAAAATACTACACCTATCGTATAGGCCAATCCTCCACTCACTAACCAAATAATTCCTGATAGATCAAAAATTTTAATTAAGCTTGGTAAGACAATAACAATTAACCATCCCATTATAAGATACATTAGAATATGAACCCAGGGCTTTAGATTAATTTTAAAAATTTGTGTAACCACGCCAAGAACTGCCATTCCCCAAACAACTCCAAAAATAGACCAGCCCCAAGGGCCTCTTATCGGAACCAGAGCTATTGGCGTATATGTTCCAGCGATAAGTATAAATATAAAAGAAAGGTCAACTCTCATAAAAGCATTTTTATGCTTATGATCCTTTGATAGGAAATGATATACGGTACTCGCCAAGTAAAGCAAAATCAAGCTCGCTCCAAATATTGAGAATGAAACAACATGCCATGATGTACCATGGATTGCAGAAACAACAACCATAAGAACTAAACCAGCGATAGAAAGGAAAAATCCAATCAGATGAGTTAGACTACTCATTAATTCATTATTTTTTATATTTTTCATATTATTATTGTATCACCAAAATAGAGTACTCTATAGGGTACTCTATAGGGTACTCTATAGAGTACCCTATTTAAATACTGCCGTAGTATAAGAACTATTTAGTCCTATTCCAAGATATGCATGGTCACCAAGCATATTTTTGTTGTGTGCTGGGCTATTTTTCCACATATCAAATAACTTCTGGGCTGTACTTACTCCAAAAGCTAAATTTTCAGCATCACAAATTGTTCCAGCAGTGGAACATCTTTCTGAAAAACTAGATCCACCGTCACCAGCATGACTAAATTCTCCATTGACATTCATCCAAGTTGAATGATTTAGGGCCACAGTATTTAGCTTAGAGTCGTATGACAAGCTCGATTTTCCATTCTGTTTTCGATATTCATT
The Patescibacteria group bacterium genome window above contains:
- a CDS encoding ATP-binding cassette domain-containing protein, translating into MSTLLQIKKISKSFGPHFIFSEASFNIDDKQKIGVIGRNGAGKTTLLKMIIGEENVDGGEIAIFKRTRIGYLEQQNEFNDEESVIEFLIRDSNKESWECAKVAGKFQLKNELLDSKIESLSGGYQMRVRLTAMLLRDPNLLLLDEPTNHLDLSTLLLLENFLKTYNGSYLIISHDREFLRNTCNETLEVDQGKLYYFPLSLDGYLEQKDLKKKTDEKYNKKIKQQQKHLQEFVDRFRYKASKATQAQSKLKQIKKLNEVEIRQSLKTARIFIPEVESKKGFAFRSEKLSIGYNKKSIANNISIDIRKGDHIAVLGDNGQGKTTFLKTLNNELKSISGDFRWMPNIKIASYAQHVTKDLNPQEQIGSYLERQAGANVTTEDVFRIAGNFLFYGDDIKKPISVLSGGEKARLCIAGMLLQECNVLLLDEPTNHLDFETVDMLGQALAKSNATILFISHNRDFIHSLATNIIEVADGEIKMSGYNYEEYLHHIYLKSGLKESKIKKDPNTLVNIVQDKEERIARLEKRKELSKELKKLEYEIQYNKAIEQKLLKEYERDNYKFSRERDEKMKEIKDTLFEQEVRQMEIEEELESFK
- a CDS encoding hemolysin III family protein, translated to MKNIKNNELMSSLTHLIGFFLSIAGLVLMVVVSAIHGTSWHVVSFSIFGASLILLYLASTVYHFLSKDHKHKNAFMRVDLSFIFILIAGTYTPIALVPIRGPWGWSIFGVVWGMAVLGVVTQIFKINLKPWVHILMYLIMGWLIVIVLPSLIKIFDLSGIIWLVSGGLAYTIGVVFFVIDKIFPKDRLFGLHEVFHVFVMIGSFCHFWLMYNYIVYI